The Arcobacter porcinus sequence ACTTTCCCAGCTCTTGCAAAATTAAAAAAAGAGCGAGATGGTATGCAAAAATATATGCAAATCATTAGATATACAACTATAGTTATTACTTTAATCCAATCTATTGGTGTTTCAATTGGTCTAAACTCTTTAACAGGGCAAGGTGGACAAGCAGCAATTTCAATAGATATGAATACATTTATAGCAGTTTCGGCTATTTCTATGTTAACAGGAACAATGCTTTTAATGTGGATTGGAGAGCAAATAACTCAAAGAGGTATAGGAAATGGTATTTCATTAATTATCTTTGCAGGTATTGTTTCAGCAATTCCAAGTGCTATTGGAGGAACTGTTGATTTAGTTAATAATGGACAAATGAGTATCTTTACAGTTATAGGAATTTTACTTGTAATTCTTGCAACTGTTGGAGCAATTATTTATGTTGAATTAGGGGAAAGAAGAGTTCCTGTTTCATATTCAAGAAAAGTAATTATGCAAAATCAGCATAAAAGAGTTATGAACTATATTCCAATAAAAGTGAATTTAAGTGGAGTTATTCCAGCAATTTTTGCTAGTGCGATTTTAATGTTTCCTGCAACTGTTTTACAAGGAAGCCAAAATCCATATTTAATAGTAATTGCTGATTATTTAAGTCCAACTTCTTATACTTTTAATATATTTATGTTTTTATTTGTAGTTTTCTTTGCATTCTTTTATGCATCAATTACATTTAATGCAAAAGATATTAGTGAAAATTTAAAAAGACAAGGTGGATTTATTCCTGGTGTTAGACCAGGAGAGAGTACAGCTGGTTATTTAAATGATGTAGCTGGAAGATTAACTTTTTGGGGAGCGATATACTTAGGACTTATCTCAACTCTACCTTGGTTAATTGTAAAAGCTATGGGAGTACCATTTTATTTTGGTGGGGTATCTGTTTTAATTGTAGTTCAAGTTGCTATTGATACTATGAGAAAAATTGAAGCTCAACAATATTCGAGTAAATATCAAACTCTAAGCGCGGTTGGACTTTAAGATGTCTATTGCTATTAGAAAACCACAAGAGATTGAAAAGCTACTTGTTGCAAATCAAGCTGTTGCAAAAACTCTAAAATATTTAGAGGAGAATGTAAAAGCAGGAATGACTTTGAAAGAAGTTGACGCTATGGGAGATAAATTTATAAATAGTTTAGGTGCAAGACCTGCATTTAAAGGTTTATATGGTTTCCCAAATGCAATTTGTACATCTTTAAATGAAGTTATTATTCACGGAATACCATCTGATGTTGTTTTAAAAGAGGGTGATATTCTTGGACTTGATATTGGAACAGAAGTTGATGGTTGGTATGGTGATAGTGCTATTACTATGCCAATTGGAAAGATTTCTAAAGAAGATGAGGACTTGATTGCTTGTGCTAAAGATTCACTATACTATGCAATTGATATTATTCAAGAAGGAATGAGATTTAAAGAGCTTTCAAAAGCTATTGAAGACTTTATTGTTGCAAGAGGATATCAGCCATTAGTTAGATTCTGTGGACATGGTATAGGAAGAAAACCTCATGAAGATCCTGAAATTCCAAATTATTTAGAATTTGGAAGTGTAAAATCTGGTCCAAAAATAAAAAATGGAATGGTTTTTTGTATTGAACCGATGATCTGCCAAAAAGATAGAAATCCTGTTATTTTAGATAATGGATGGGATGTAGTTTCAGCAGATGGATTAAGAGGTAGCCATTACGAGCACACAGTTGCTGTTGTAGATGGTAGAGCAGTTATATTAAGCAATCGAGAATAAAGGAATATTGTGGCAAAAGATGATGTAATCGTAGTTGATGGTAAGGTTATAGAAGCCTTACCAAATGCAATGTTTAGAGTACAGCTAGAAAATGGTCATATAGTTTTATGTCATATCTCAGGAAAAATGAGAATGCACTACATAAGAATATTACCAAATGATACTGTAACAGTAGAAATTACACCTTATTCATTGGATAAGGGTAGAATAGTTCATAGAAAAAAAATAGTTAAATAGAGAATTCTCTATTTAACACTTCAAACAATACTAAAGTATATTTTTAGTAGAATCCTCTTTATGACAAAAATAAAAAAAGCACAAATTTTAAACTATCTTAATATGTTAAAGATCTTTGGATATAACTATTCAGAAGATTTTGTTTTTGAAGAAAAAAGTTCTTGTGATTTTTCTTTACCTTCAAATCATAATGAGCTTAGAGAAGTGGTAAAATCTTGTCACTTGTGTGAGCTTTCAAAACATAGAAAAAATGTACTTTTCTCATATGGAAATATAAATAGTAAGATTATGTTTATTTGTGATGAACCATCAAAAACAGAAGATGAATTAGGAGAATTTTATCATGGAAACAGTGGTGAAATGCTTTTAAATATGATTAAAAATGTTTTAAAGTTAGA is a genomic window containing:
- the secY gene encoding preprotein translocase subunit SecY, whose product is MSKDLVNKIFITLGFIFLYRLLAYVPVPGVNIDVVKEFFDSNAGNALGLVNMFSGNAVERLSIISLGIMPYITASIIMELLAATFPALAKLKKERDGMQKYMQIIRYTTIVITLIQSIGVSIGLNSLTGQGGQAAISIDMNTFIAVSAISMLTGTMLLMWIGEQITQRGIGNGISLIIFAGIVSAIPSAIGGTVDLVNNGQMSIFTVIGILLVILATVGAIIYVELGERRVPVSYSRKVIMQNQHKRVMNYIPIKVNLSGVIPAIFASAILMFPATVLQGSQNPYLIVIADYLSPTSYTFNIFMFLFVVFFAFFYASITFNAKDISENLKRQGGFIPGVRPGESTAGYLNDVAGRLTFWGAIYLGLISTLPWLIVKAMGVPFYFGGVSVLIVVQVAIDTMRKIEAQQYSSKYQTLSAVGL
- the map gene encoding type I methionyl aminopeptidase: MSIAIRKPQEIEKLLVANQAVAKTLKYLEENVKAGMTLKEVDAMGDKFINSLGARPAFKGLYGFPNAICTSLNEVIIHGIPSDVVLKEGDILGLDIGTEVDGWYGDSAITMPIGKISKEDEDLIACAKDSLYYAIDIIQEGMRFKELSKAIEDFIVARGYQPLVRFCGHGIGRKPHEDPEIPNYLEFGSVKSGPKIKNGMVFCIEPMICQKDRNPVILDNGWDVVSADGLRGSHYEHTVAVVDGRAVILSNRE
- the infA gene encoding translation initiation factor IF-1 encodes the protein MAKDDVIVVDGKVIEALPNAMFRVQLENGHIVLCHISGKMRMHYIRILPNDTVTVEITPYSLDKGRIVHRKKIVK
- a CDS encoding uracil-DNA glycosylase is translated as MTKIKKAQILNYLNMLKIFGYNYSEDFVFEEKSSCDFSLPSNHNELREVVKSCHLCELSKHRKNVLFSYGNINSKIMFICDEPSKTEDELGEFYHGNSGEMLLNMIKNVLKLDKDDIYITSMLKCRPKTEANIQNYDSCFCYLSKQIELVKPKIIVGFGEKVFNYFIKDDGEFLQKRGDILKYENFTFIPTFSTQFLLKNPSYKRDAFEDLKKIKTVYKELI